One window of the Cryptomeria japonica chromosome 7, Sugi_1.0, whole genome shotgun sequence genome contains the following:
- the LOC131060164 gene encoding uncharacterized protein LOC131060164 has product MFNENEIMNAQHRMNVLIYFCICNVLLQQPSHSYLPQVSQNNHTMSSSRPPIRKDPAWKYHEDFPGQRKGQTKCIFCKTIFHGGIYRLKYHIAGVRGHDADPCTKAVTEAVRDCYVMVEEIERKRKEKEDLTVIGRHAPLGTGTQLGCVGGPSSLPSYRPTHFATTHASGSASISASASASAPSHVPSTGSGSGSVSIGPRIRKSRLDTSFAPRTTPGSQQSLESMGWNKEVHDAAKMVVGRFWIYGSIPFFTARSPYWQEMVDALTICGAGFKAPSEFDLRGPILTELVNDVKKELGDQRQIWSTKGCTIMTDGWTDRRNRTLLNFLVSSAGGTVFIKSIDASAHCKNATYLCEQIEEVINEVGEENVVQVVTDNAPNYVAADY; this is encoded by the exons atgttcaatGAGAATGAAATTATGAATGCACAACACAGAATGAATGTcttaatttatttttgcatttgtaatgttttattgcagcaaccttcacattcttatttgcctcaagtttcacaaaacAATCATACAATGTCCTCTTCTAGACctcccattagaaaggaccctgcttggaaatatcatgaggattttccagggcaaagaAAAGGGCAAACAAAGTGtatattttgcaaaacaatattccatggaggcatatatagattgaaataccatattgctggtgtgcgtgggcATGATGCCGACCCATGCACAAAAGCAGTCACTGAGGCCGTACGTGATTGCTATGTAatggttgaagaaattgaaaggaaaaggaaagaaaaagaggatctcacaGTCATTGGGAGACATGCACCTTTAGGAACAGGGACAcaattaggttgtgttggagggcctTCTTCCTTACCTTCATATCGTCCCACTCATTTTGCTACTACTCATGCTTCCGGTTCTGCTTCTATAAGTGCCAGTGCCAGTGCCTCTGCCCCTTCTCATGTTCCTAGCACTGGCAgtggtagtgggagtgttagcattggacctaggattcgtaaatctaggttggatacctCTTTTGcacctcgcactactcctgggtcccaacagtcacttgagagcatgggttggaacaaggaggtccatgatgctgctaaaatggtaGTTGGCAGATTTTGGATCTATGGCAGTATTCCATTCTTCACAGCCAG GTcaccttattggcaagaaatggttgatgcccttaccatttgtggggcggggttcaaagccccttctgagtttgatttgaggggacccattttgactgaattggtgaatgatgtgaagaaAGAATTGGGTGATCAACGCcaaatatggagcactaaaggttgcaccatcatgactgatggttggacagacaggagaaatagaactctccttaattttcttgtttcttccgcag ggggcaccgttttcatcaagtctattgatgcctccgcccattgcaagaatgccacctacctatgtgagcagatagaggaggtgattaatGAGGTGGGTGaagagaacgtggtacaggtggtgactgaCAATGcaccaaattatgttgctgcag actattga